The Bacillaceae bacterium S4-13-56 genome has a window encoding:
- a CDS encoding GNAT family N-acetyltransferase: MDIKTLHVRKLSLEDLPQLQAMDTGIEDDYVIYIFENLVTEKSHSVYGLFDHEKMVAIAGYTVFATHFAVLGRLRSDRRYRGNGHATELLKWIMDELNGMDDIHWIGAATNEPNLPARRVLDKLGLSADAIYHSLVLKSPDVFGSVADGPVWDPVTDISEKRKILLAHQNNALGMFPYECYYPLPFVEELFADEYLDSLAIFINPDGDRFVALKADSKGDWYAHVKYFWDDHFEQPGFWKTVFEYTRQHRNSMGIWIDFSPQGFRNIPNLEAFDIQEPWMMYGVWKKR; this comes from the coding sequence ATGGATATAAAAACTCTACATGTAAGAAAATTAAGCTTAGAGGATCTTCCCCAATTGCAAGCAATGGATACCGGGATTGAAGATGATTATGTTATCTATATTTTTGAAAACTTGGTGACCGAAAAATCTCATTCTGTTTATGGCTTGTTTGACCATGAAAAAATGGTTGCTATAGCTGGGTATACAGTTTTCGCTACACATTTTGCTGTTTTGGGACGTTTACGAAGCGATCGTAGATATAGAGGAAACGGCCACGCAACAGAATTATTAAAATGGATCATGGATGAGCTAAATGGGATGGATGATATCCATTGGATTGGGGCTGCTACTAACGAGCCTAACCTTCCTGCTCGACGAGTACTAGATAAGCTTGGGCTATCTGCTGATGCAATTTATCATTCGTTAGTATTAAAATCCCCTGATGTTTTTGGTTCCGTAGCCGATGGGCCAGTTTGGGATCCTGTTACGGATATTTCTGAGAAAAGAAAAATATTATTGGCTCATCAGAATAATGCACTCGGTATGTTTCCTTATGAATGTTATTACCCACTTCCTTTTGTTGAGGAGCTTTTTGCAGATGAATATTTAGATTCACTGGCTATTTTTATAAACCCTGATGGGGACCGTTTCGTTGCTTTAAAGGCTGATTCAAAAGGGGATTGGTATGCCCATGTCAAATATTTTTGGGATGACCATTTCGAGCAACCAGGTTTTTGGAAAACCGTATTTGAATATACTCGTCAGCATCGGAATAGTATGGGGATTTGGATTGATTTCTCTCCTCAAGGCTTTAGAAATATCCCTAATCTTGAGGCATTTGATATCCAGGAGCCTTGGATGATGTATGGCGTTTGGAAGAAGAGATAA